In one window of Thalassotalea agarivorans DNA:
- a CDS encoding nuclear transport factor 2 family protein, protein MSNHPQWLARFIEVYQQLSVDNIDTIASLYDDNVTFQDPMHLLQGKEALMQYFHRIYTHVSECRFDITQVISSEDNAAIYWQMTYRHSKLNGGQQIIVEGHSMLSAKDGLIAQHRDYVDLGAMVYQHVPVLGKVIKYINQRAAV, encoded by the coding sequence ATGTCGAACCACCCTCAATGGTTGGCAAGGTTTATTGAAGTTTATCAGCAGCTATCCGTTGATAACATAGATACTATTGCCAGCTTGTACGATGACAACGTCACGTTTCAGGACCCCATGCATTTGTTGCAAGGCAAAGAAGCCTTGATGCAGTATTTTCATCGCATTTACACGCATGTTTCTGAATGTCGCTTTGATATTACACAAGTAATCTCGAGCGAAGATAACGCTGCCATATACTGGCAAATGACCTATCGCCACAGCAAGTTAAACGGTGGTCAACAAATTATTGTTGAAGGCCATAGCATGCTAAGCGCTAAGGATGGGCTGATTGCTCAACATAGAGATTATGTTGACCTAGGTGCTATGGTATATCAGCACGTTCCTGTGCTTGGTAAAGTAATTAAATATATCAATCAGCGA
- a CDS encoding YbgA family protein codes for MVETMKIGISSCLLGNKVRFDGGHKRSQFCTDILSEYADYHPVCPEMAIGLGSPRPTIRLVEKDDVILVTRPNEEDGYGQNMTSYANSLEEKVKSLTGFIFCAKSPSCGMERVKVYDENGVTIRHDGIGAFARRVMEMNPNLPCEENGRLNDAQIRENFITRLFVYQKWQVLASEEITKAKLYDFHSQHKYLVMSHDVEGYRQLGRLLGESEKSPEQLAEEYIAGLMKALKKIATRKKHVNTLQHLQGYFSKLLSKEEKEELTQQVHDYRKGLVPFMVPLALLNHYLKKYPNAYLEKQAYFSPHPAALRLRVNF; via the coding sequence ATGGTTGAAACGATGAAAATCGGCATCAGTAGTTGCTTACTTGGCAACAAGGTGCGTTTTGATGGCGGACACAAACGTTCGCAGTTTTGTACCGATATTCTTTCAGAGTATGCTGATTATCATCCTGTTTGCCCAGAAATGGCGATCGGTTTAGGATCGCCACGCCCCACCATTCGACTCGTCGAAAAAGACGACGTTATTCTTGTTACACGTCCAAACGAAGAAGACGGATATGGTCAAAACATGACCAGTTATGCGAATTCTCTCGAGGAAAAGGTGAAATCATTAACTGGTTTCATCTTTTGTGCCAAAAGCCCAAGCTGCGGTATGGAGCGCGTTAAAGTTTATGATGAAAACGGCGTAACAATTCGTCACGACGGCATTGGCGCTTTCGCAAGGCGCGTGATGGAAATGAATCCTAACCTTCCTTGCGAAGAAAATGGACGACTTAACGATGCGCAGATCCGTGAAAACTTTATCACTCGCTTATTTGTTTACCAAAAGTGGCAGGTACTTGCTTCGGAGGAGATTACCAAAGCCAAACTCTATGATTTTCATAGCCAGCACAAATATTTGGTGATGAGTCATGATGTAGAAGGCTATCGTCAGCTTGGTCGTTTGTTAGGTGAATCTGAAAAAAGCCCAGAACAATTGGCCGAGGAATACATAGCTGGCCTAATGAAAGCGCTGAAGAAGATTGCTACGCGTAAGAAGCACGTAAATACCCTACAACATTTGCAAGGCTACTTTTCTAAGCTTTTGAGCAAAGAAGAAAAAGAGGAGCTTACTCAGCAGGTGCATGATTATAGAAAAGGTCTGGTGCCTTTTATGGTGCCATTGGCTCTACTGAATCATTATTTGAAAAAATATCCCAATGCCTACTTGGAAAAGCAAGCGTACTTTTCTCCACATCCTGCTGCGTTGCGACTAAGAGTTAACTTTTAG
- a CDS encoding ChrR family anti-sigma-E factor, which produces MIKHHPTSALLHSFVAGELPASLTAAIVMHTDMCPICKEKVDAITHAQASKAFMFDGEELATVEEAPQDTLDFDAMIDDIVMDVAMDEVKLAKAVTIDVKGDQYKLPRAIQNMDIAEFNSLGKLSRARIELGEGDVHTSLLHMQPGGGVPEHTHKGFELTLILDGSFSDDKGDYVAGDFIWLDQANTHNPVSDEGCLCYTVSNDALHFTKGLGKLLNPIGSFIY; this is translated from the coding sequence ATGATTAAACATCACCCTACATCAGCGCTATTACATTCATTTGTTGCCGGCGAATTGCCTGCATCGTTAACTGCTGCGATTGTAATGCACACAGACATGTGCCCAATTTGCAAAGAGAAGGTCGATGCAATAACGCATGCTCAGGCGAGCAAGGCTTTTATGTTTGATGGCGAAGAATTAGCAACAGTGGAAGAAGCGCCGCAGGACACTTTAGATTTCGACGCGATGATCGATGACATTGTTATGGATGTCGCGATGGACGAAGTAAAACTTGCGAAAGCTGTCACTATCGACGTAAAAGGCGATCAATACAAGCTTCCTCGCGCGATTCAAAATATGGATATAGCAGAATTTAATAGCTTAGGAAAACTGTCCAGAGCACGTATAGAACTTGGCGAAGGAGATGTTCACACGAGCCTGTTGCATATGCAACCTGGCGGCGGTGTGCCAGAGCATACTCACAAAGGCTTTGAGTTGACATTAATTTTAGATGGTAGCTTTTCAGATGACAAAGGCGACTATGTTGCTGGCGATTTTATCTGGCTAGACCAGGCAAATACTCACAACCCAGTGAGTGATGAAGGCTGTTTATGCTACACAGTGTCAAATGATGCACTACACTTTACTAAGGGCTTGGGAAAATTATTAAACCCAATTGGTAGTTTCATTTATTAA
- a CDS encoding sigma-70 family RNA polymerase sigma factor, translating to MSVATIKELQSPVFKAKNLSMKGNEQQQLSGWILSVAEYRDAGAFKQIFLWFAPKIRAVAFKQLNNEAQAHDILQETMSNVWRKAHLYYPEKGNATTWVYTIMRNVIFDYLRKLRSQNEQQLSDDLWPMVEKPVDDSVLFKDHLLSEKVERHLSSLPEGQKQVVIGFYFQDLTQEQLAQQLDVPLGTVKSRLRLALGKLKHLLGDQHD from the coding sequence ATGAGCGTAGCAACAATAAAAGAGTTGCAAAGCCCTGTATTTAAAGCTAAAAATTTAAGTATGAAGGGTAATGAACAACAACAATTAAGTGGCTGGATACTTTCCGTTGCCGAATATAGAGATGCTGGCGCGTTTAAGCAGATTTTTCTTTGGTTTGCGCCGAAGATAAGAGCTGTGGCTTTTAAGCAATTAAACAATGAAGCGCAAGCGCACGATATTTTACAGGAAACTATGTCCAACGTTTGGCGTAAGGCACATTTGTACTATCCAGAGAAAGGCAATGCCACCACCTGGGTATATACAATTATGAGAAATGTGATTTTTGATTATCTGAGAAAACTCAGATCTCAAAATGAACAACAACTCAGTGACGACTTATGGCCAATGGTGGAGAAACCAGTGGACGACAGCGTGCTTTTTAAAGATCACTTACTGTCGGAAAAAGTAGAGCGACACCTATCTTCTTTGCCTGAGGGGCAAAAGCAAGTGGTGATCGGGTTTTATTTTCAAGATTTAACCCAAGAGCAGTTGGCTCAACAACTTGATGTTCCTCTTGGAACCGTCAAATCAAGATTGAGACTTGCCCTTGGAAAACTAAAACATTTGTTGGGAGATCAGCATGATTAA
- a CDS encoding DUF4397 domain-containing protein, with product MNKITKSLLIALSISVLAACDDDDDDVVISPPPVEPGSSYIRVIHGSADAPAVNVNVDGAEALSMVDYTEGSGFIMLDEGSYMVTVDGILADESTVQVLDLGAVDLMADMEYTVFAHGYVADDGDTTNDLTTAVIANAKSDVTEGNIRLQVLHGAPNAPTVDLHVTGATDELGDPLGTLAYGDVTDQVEVAAGTYRVRLVIAEGDSMGAVAFDAVLPDLPAGSDLFVAAAPKTGVTTSPVQLIANNGTDTLTIIDDRTESWVRVVHAAPDVPEVDILVNDTAALTNVPFTGASDYLPLPDGIYNVKVALSSDNNVVGIEGDLDVSADMSYTVYAVGTLAAEDPDIPLEFYVLMDEVRSIATQASVRLTHAHPTVGNVDIYVTGDGVIDGVDPTFADIPFKASTGYVALPPGEYNVKITPPGDKTVVIDTGSLMLMGGGVYSATAVDNAGGTPANLILQDDFVN from the coding sequence ATGAATAAAATTACAAAATCGCTTCTCATAGCATTGTCCATTTCAGTGCTTGCAGCATGTGATGATGACGACGATGATGTTGTTATTTCACCACCACCGGTCGAGCCTGGCTCTTCTTACATCCGAGTTATCCACGGTAGTGCTGATGCGCCTGCGGTAAACGTTAACGTAGATGGTGCGGAAGCGCTTTCTATGGTTGATTATACTGAGGGTTCTGGCTTCATCATGTTGGATGAAGGTAGCTACATGGTAACGGTAGACGGCATTTTAGCGGACGAGTCAACTGTGCAAGTTTTAGACTTAGGCGCAGTAGATTTGATGGCTGACATGGAATACACAGTGTTTGCGCATGGATATGTTGCAGACGACGGTGATACAACAAACGATTTAACCACGGCTGTAATTGCAAATGCAAAATCAGACGTAACTGAAGGTAACATCCGCCTTCAAGTCTTACATGGCGCTCCAAACGCACCAACAGTAGACCTGCACGTGACAGGCGCTACAGATGAGCTTGGCGACCCACTAGGTACGCTAGCCTACGGTGATGTGACAGATCAAGTAGAAGTTGCAGCGGGCACGTACCGTGTACGTTTAGTTATCGCAGAAGGCGATAGTATGGGCGCTGTAGCGTTTGACGCTGTGCTACCAGATTTGCCTGCAGGCAGTGACCTATTTGTTGCAGCTGCACCAAAAACTGGCGTAACTACATCACCAGTGCAGTTGATTGCAAATAACGGTACAGACACGTTAACGATTATTGATGACAGAACTGAATCTTGGGTGCGTGTTGTACATGCCGCTCCAGATGTACCTGAAGTTGATATTCTAGTGAACGATACAGCGGCACTAACAAACGTGCCATTCACAGGCGCTTCAGATTATCTGCCTCTGCCAGATGGTATCTACAACGTGAAAGTTGCTTTGTCTTCAGACAATAATGTTGTAGGCATTGAAGGTGACCTAGATGTGTCAGCAGATATGTCTTACACAGTATATGCGGTTGGTACTTTAGCGGCGGAAGACCCAGACATTCCATTAGAATTCTATGTATTGATGGATGAAGTGCGCAGCATTGCAACGCAAGCAAGCGTTCGTTTAACGCACGCACACCCAACGGTAGGTAATGTAGATATTTATGTAACAGGTGATGGTGTAATCGATGGTGTTGACCCAACATTTGCTGATATCCCATTCAAAGCAAGTACAGGTTATGTAGCTTTACCACCGGGTGAATACAACGTGAAGATTACCCCTCCTGGCGACAAAACAGTAGTTATTGATACTGGTTCATTAATGTTGATGGGCGGCGGTGTTTACTCTGCAACAGCAGTAGATAATGCCGGCGGTACTCCAGCTAACTTAATCTTACAAGACGACTTTGTTAACTAG
- a CDS encoding chalcone isomerase family protein, translated as MRILSFCFLIIFSNLSWGTDNFKEVGSARFSYFFWDIYDSKLLTPTGSYNESEWPIQLQITYLRDIKAKALVESTQEQWQHLNVPSQNYQDYIPMLLTMWPDIKEGDSLTLTVNENGSMFHFNNEMIGQVQDQDFGPLFAAIWLSEGTSEPELRARLLGLSEK; from the coding sequence ATGCGTATATTATCATTTTGTTTTTTAATTATTTTTTCTAACCTATCCTGGGGCACTGACAACTTTAAAGAAGTGGGCTCTGCTCGCTTTTCTTACTTTTTCTGGGATATTTACGACAGCAAGCTTCTAACGCCCACTGGCTCTTACAATGAAAGCGAGTGGCCGATTCAACTCCAAATTACCTATCTACGCGACATCAAGGCGAAAGCGCTTGTCGAATCTACTCAAGAACAATGGCAACACTTAAACGTGCCTTCGCAAAACTATCAAGACTACATTCCAATGCTCCTTACCATGTGGCCGGACATCAAAGAAGGTGACTCGTTAACGCTAACTGTGAACGAAAACGGCAGCATGTTCCACTTCAACAATGAAATGATCGGGCAAGTCCAAGATCAGGATTTTGGTCCGTTGTTTGCAGCTATTTGGTTGTCAGAAGGAACTAGTGAACCAGAGCTTAGAGCACGTCTTCTGGGGCTTTCAGAAAAATAA
- a CDS encoding AMP-binding protein — protein sequence MSIANHSVNNLVDFIEYAFHQHADLPAFSCLGQTLTFAEIDDKSKDLAAWFQQEAHLNPGDRIAIQLPNILQFPIAVYAALRAGLVIVNTNPMYTPREMQHQFADSGAKALVILSDLFPKFEQIASNTSIETTLVTDAADILTGNKPEVEGATAFNDALSKGKFLQLQQHVNAQLSDVCILQYTGGTTGVSKGAALTHGNIVGNAMQLLERLGDGCKEGEETFICPLPLYHIYAFTVNMVVFFGQGNLNVLIPNPRDINAFVAAIKPFQFTGMSGLNALFVGLCNHPDFKALDFSSFKLTISGGTALTMAAFNLWKQVTGCSISEGYGLSETSPVVCFNKPGFEEVGTVGPPLKGTDVKIIDQNEEAVPDGEEGEVAVKGVQVMSGYWQKADETKLVFTSDGFFKTGDVGIKQASGAIKIVDRLKDLIIVSGFNVYPNEVEDVLVQHPNIVEAAVVSEQDARAGEKVVAYVTINDTIEEREVINFCREQLTGYKVPRKITVMDELPKSTVGKILRRELRK from the coding sequence ATGAGTATTGCTAACCATAGTGTTAATAATTTAGTGGACTTTATAGAGTATGCGTTTCATCAGCATGCTGACTTACCTGCATTTTCGTGTTTGGGGCAAACACTAACGTTTGCGGAAATTGACGATAAGTCGAAAGATTTGGCTGCTTGGTTTCAACAGGAAGCTCATTTAAATCCGGGTGACAGAATAGCGATTCAACTGCCCAATATTTTGCAATTTCCAATAGCTGTATATGCAGCGTTGCGCGCAGGTCTTGTTATTGTGAATACCAATCCAATGTATACGCCCAGAGAAATGCAGCACCAATTTGCAGATTCGGGTGCGAAGGCGCTTGTTATCCTTTCTGACTTGTTTCCTAAGTTTGAGCAAATCGCCTCTAATACGAGCATAGAAACAACACTGGTAACAGATGCTGCTGATATTCTTACAGGCAATAAACCTGAAGTTGAAGGCGCAACAGCATTCAACGATGCGCTGTCAAAGGGTAAGTTTTTGCAGTTGCAGCAACATGTTAATGCGCAGTTATCAGATGTATGTATCTTACAATACACGGGTGGCACTACCGGCGTATCTAAAGGTGCAGCATTGACCCATGGCAATATTGTTGGCAATGCGATGCAACTTCTTGAACGATTAGGTGATGGTTGTAAGGAAGGGGAGGAGACCTTTATTTGCCCACTGCCGCTATATCATATTTATGCGTTTACGGTAAATATGGTGGTGTTTTTCGGTCAAGGTAATTTAAACGTCCTAATACCAAATCCTCGTGATATTAATGCGTTTGTCGCTGCAATTAAGCCGTTTCAATTTACCGGTATGTCAGGGTTAAATGCGCTCTTTGTCGGGTTATGCAACCATCCAGACTTTAAAGCGTTAGATTTCTCTAGTTTCAAATTAACCATCAGCGGCGGAACCGCTCTCACCATGGCCGCATTTAATTTGTGGAAGCAAGTTACAGGGTGTTCAATAAGTGAAGGCTATGGCTTATCTGAAACTTCACCTGTTGTTTGCTTTAATAAACCTGGCTTCGAAGAAGTTGGCACAGTAGGCCCGCCTTTAAAGGGTACTGACGTTAAAATTATCGACCAAAACGAAGAAGCGGTTCCTGATGGCGAAGAAGGTGAAGTCGCTGTAAAGGGCGTTCAAGTAATGTCTGGCTATTGGCAAAAGGCAGATGAAACAAAGCTTGTTTTTACTAGTGATGGATTCTTTAAAACAGGGGACGTTGGCATCAAGCAAGCCTCTGGCGCGATTAAAATAGTGGATCGCTTAAAGGACCTGATTATAGTTTCCGGCTTTAACGTGTACCCGAATGAAGTTGAAGATGTGCTTGTCCAGCATCCAAATATTGTTGAAGCAGCGGTTGTTTCAGAGCAGGACGCCCGAGCGGGTGAAAAAGTCGTAGCTTACGTGACTATCAATGACACTATTGAGGAAAGGGAGGTTATCAACTTTTGTCGAGAACAACTAACCGGCTATAAAGTGCCCAGAAAAATAACCGTTATGGATGAATTGCCAAAATCTACAGTAGGTAAAATCCTTAGACGTGAATTAAGGAAATAG
- a CDS encoding efflux RND transporter permease subunit — MNQQLESKSSVMDVFVRKPVIAIVLSLVICLAGLWASNTISVLQFPRIQSASLVINTYYIGASAEVVKGYVTEPIERVAATVPGVEFVDSNTTSGSSTVTAWLKMNEDSTAALAELNSRLSQIRYELPAGSQDPVVSVTRADRPFAIFYLDVDTKGNELSRVTDYLTRQVTPVLTSIEGVQRVGIEGARTPAMRVWLDKQRLAMFNLSATDVYQALATNNTIATMGYAENSRQRIDIVANTQLSDVSEFNKLVVKRVDNDVIYLGDVARIELGAEDAAVTARLDENDTVYISIWPLPGANEIAIGDRLYEKIDEINQSLPMGMEIGYAFDATIYMRDALREIFTTLAETVTLVGIVVLLMMGSLRSAMVPLITIPISILGAVAAMSLMGFSLNLLTILAIVLSVGLVVDDAIVVVENVARYMRQGMSKTHAALLSSRQLLVPIISMTLTLAAVYAPIGFLSGLTGVLFKEFAFTLAIAVIFSGIVAITLSPIMSAYVSPRGGEEGRFTKSVNGVFDGMQRLYGRALEKIFKNQAIVFLIALTVALAAIPFYLGSKKELAPTEDQNGVMFVIQSPPEASLEYNVSHMNTLVEKLKTVDGGKQVWQIVFPSGGFGGLELVSADQREMSSEEILPMVYGQIISIPGLNFFPILFPPLPTPGQFDVELVVKASAPYEEMKGYADQLVGAAFGSGQFLFADTDLKIDLPQVELQIDRQKVADLGLSMAEISNQMAILLSSNFVNRFDSNGKAYRVIPIVSNEVRGQTESILDLDIKTPSGDLVPVSSFASLNWKTVPRSLATFGQQNSFKVYGGAAPGVTKEQALATLEATARDILPPNYSLDYTGESRQLRKEGSTLMTVLAVSCLIVFLVLAVQFNSFRDPLVILLGCVPLALSGALLLTFLEIKDVTINIYSQIGLITLIGLIAKNGILIVEFANHVQLQGKSKLEAVKEAATTRLRPILMTTGATVLGHFPLVLVTGAGAEARNSIGIILVAGMLVGTFFTLVVLPCFYLWLAETRHKPEPAWD; from the coding sequence ATGAACCAACAATTAGAATCCAAATCATCGGTAATGGATGTTTTCGTTAGAAAACCCGTTATCGCTATAGTGCTGTCTCTTGTTATTTGTTTAGCGGGCTTATGGGCGAGCAATACTATTTCTGTATTGCAGTTTCCTCGTATCCAAAGTGCATCTCTTGTAATTAATACCTACTATATTGGGGCATCAGCGGAAGTTGTCAAAGGCTATGTAACTGAACCTATAGAACGGGTAGCTGCTACGGTTCCAGGTGTTGAATTTGTTGATTCAAATACAACGTCAGGAAGCAGTACAGTTACTGCCTGGTTGAAAATGAATGAGGACAGTACGGCGGCACTTGCGGAGCTTAACTCAAGGCTAAGTCAGATTAGGTACGAATTGCCGGCTGGCTCGCAAGATCCCGTGGTTTCTGTAACACGAGCTGATAGACCCTTTGCTATTTTCTATTTGGATGTTGATACCAAAGGAAATGAACTGTCTCGAGTAACGGATTACTTAACAAGGCAAGTGACTCCGGTACTGACATCTATTGAAGGTGTTCAACGAGTTGGCATTGAAGGAGCTAGAACTCCAGCGATGCGCGTTTGGCTAGATAAGCAACGATTAGCGATGTTTAATCTAAGCGCTACAGATGTATATCAAGCTCTAGCAACAAACAATACCATTGCTACGATGGGTTACGCTGAAAATAGTCGACAACGCATCGATATTGTCGCTAACACGCAATTAAGTGATGTAAGTGAGTTTAATAAGTTAGTAGTTAAACGCGTCGATAATGACGTTATTTATCTCGGTGATGTTGCCCGTATCGAGCTAGGGGCTGAGGATGCTGCAGTAACTGCACGACTTGACGAGAACGATACCGTATACATCTCTATCTGGCCCTTACCTGGTGCTAATGAAATTGCTATTGGCGATCGACTCTATGAGAAAATAGATGAGATCAACCAATCTTTACCTATGGGGATGGAAATTGGTTACGCCTTTGACGCTACTATTTATATGCGCGATGCGCTACGAGAAATATTCACAACGTTAGCTGAAACAGTAACTCTGGTGGGTATCGTTGTACTACTGATGATGGGTTCATTGCGTAGCGCGATGGTGCCACTAATCACCATACCTATTTCGATTTTAGGTGCTGTTGCAGCGATGTCATTAATGGGATTCTCATTAAACTTACTCACGATTTTGGCTATTGTATTGTCGGTAGGTTTAGTAGTAGATGATGCCATTGTTGTTGTAGAAAACGTTGCAAGATATATGCGTCAAGGCATGTCAAAAACACATGCTGCCTTGCTGAGCTCCAGACAGTTATTGGTGCCGATTATATCAATGACGCTTACGCTAGCAGCTGTTTATGCGCCAATAGGCTTTTTATCTGGACTTACCGGTGTCTTGTTTAAAGAGTTTGCCTTTACATTAGCAATCGCCGTTATTTTCTCAGGTATTGTTGCTATCACGCTATCACCGATTATGAGTGCCTATGTGTCACCAAGAGGTGGAGAAGAAGGGCGTTTTACTAAGTCAGTGAATGGTGTTTTTGATGGCATGCAGCGCTTATATGGACGAGCGTTAGAGAAAATATTTAAGAATCAAGCCATAGTATTTCTAATTGCACTCACTGTAGCACTAGCGGCCATCCCATTTTATTTAGGCTCCAAAAAAGAATTGGCGCCAACGGAAGATCAAAATGGCGTAATGTTCGTGATCCAGTCTCCGCCTGAAGCGTCCCTAGAATACAATGTGTCACACATGAATACGTTGGTTGAAAAATTAAAGACGGTTGATGGCGGCAAGCAAGTATGGCAAATAGTTTTCCCATCTGGCGGATTTGGGGGCTTGGAGCTGGTATCAGCTGACCAACGTGAAATGTCTTCGGAAGAAATTTTACCTATGGTGTATGGTCAGATCATCTCTATTCCTGGGCTAAACTTTTTCCCAATATTGTTTCCACCATTGCCAACGCCGGGGCAGTTCGATGTAGAACTGGTCGTTAAAGCGTCTGCACCTTATGAGGAAATGAAAGGTTATGCTGATCAGCTTGTTGGCGCGGCCTTTGGTAGCGGACAATTTTTGTTTGCTGATACTGACCTTAAGATAGATTTACCTCAGGTAGAGCTGCAAATTGACCGTCAAAAGGTTGCTGATTTGGGCTTAAGCATGGCCGAAATTTCTAATCAAATGGCGATATTACTGTCGAGCAACTTTGTTAATAGATTTGACTCTAATGGTAAGGCGTATCGCGTTATACCTATTGTATCGAACGAAGTGCGTGGGCAAACGGAAAGTATATTGGATCTTGATATTAAAACCCCTTCAGGCGACTTAGTACCGGTTTCAAGCTTTGCCAGTTTAAATTGGAAAACAGTGCCTAGATCGCTCGCAACATTTGGTCAACAAAACTCGTTCAAAGTCTATGGTGGTGCTGCGCCAGGTGTTACCAAAGAACAGGCTTTAGCGACGTTAGAAGCCACAGCAAGAGATATTTTGCCACCGAATTACTCTTTAGATTATACCGGTGAGTCACGTCAGTTGCGCAAGGAAGGAAGCACATTAATGACAGTGCTTGCAGTTTCTTGCTTAATCGTGTTCTTAGTATTGGCTGTTCAGTTTAATAGCTTCAGAGATCCTTTAGTTATTCTATTAGGCTGTGTCCCGTTGGCGCTTAGCGGCGCGCTGCTACTCACTTTCTTAGAAATAAAAGATGTCACGATCAACATCTATTCGCAGATCGGATTGATTACACTGATTGGTTTGATTGCGAAAAACGGTATCTTAATTGTTGAGTTTGCCAACCATGTTCAATTGCAAGGCAAATCTAAACTAGAGGCAGTTAAGGAAGCAGCAACAACGCGTTTGCGTCCTATCTTGATGACGACGGGCGCAACCGTATTGGGTCACTTCCCACTGGTACTTGTAACAGGAGCCGGCGCTGAAGCACGAAACAGTATTGGTATTATTTTAGTTGCCGGTATGTTGGTTGGTACTTTCTTTACTTTAGTGGTACTACCTTGCTTCTATTTGTGGCTTGCGGAAACTCGCCATAAACCTGAACCCGCTTGGGATTAA
- a CDS encoding efflux RND transporter periplasmic adaptor subunit: MKFLNWIFAIVILAAIGSGIYLYKANLLDEQAAQDAMMPEPVAFVESLEVPSVAYTKSINVNGHVRAPQHVEMMNELAGKIVTLNLPAGEVVKKGTLLLEINHDAEDAQLLAAKAQLKLNQQTLARHAKLHKRKEISDELFDQSQAAVDIAKADIALLQNSISKKQLRAPFDATIGIHHLEVGQYLQANSDIVSLVGTQDHIWVDFSMPQVYNELAVGDAVSIQKISTKESFDARVIAVDPHLSASTRNLKYRAQLSNDYVALKPNTLVGVTVPVAPENELVSIPDVAIKRDQLGNFVFLLTPEEGGAYRASLQKITVEERVGDQVLVSDGIQPGQLIAAKGSFKLRPQMKVIVQNGDGMPASSGGE; the protein is encoded by the coding sequence ATGAAATTTTTAAATTGGATTTTTGCCATTGTTATTCTCGCTGCTATTGGCTCTGGCATTTATTTATACAAAGCGAATTTATTAGACGAACAAGCGGCTCAAGACGCCATGATGCCTGAGCCCGTTGCATTCGTAGAGTCATTGGAAGTACCTTCGGTTGCTTACACTAAGTCGATTAACGTAAATGGTCATGTTCGCGCGCCACAACATGTTGAAATGATGAATGAACTAGCGGGCAAAATAGTCACGTTAAACTTACCTGCCGGCGAGGTTGTTAAGAAAGGGACACTTTTACTTGAAATCAACCATGATGCAGAAGATGCACAGTTACTCGCGGCAAAAGCACAGTTAAAGTTAAACCAACAAACTTTGGCTAGACATGCAAAACTGCACAAGCGCAAAGAAATTAGTGATGAGTTGTTTGATCAAAGTCAGGCTGCAGTCGATATTGCAAAGGCAGATATCGCGTTACTGCAAAACAGCATCAGTAAAAAGCAACTTAGAGCGCCATTCGATGCGACTATTGGTATCCATCATTTGGAGGTGGGTCAATATTTGCAGGCGAATTCAGATATTGTCTCCTTGGTGGGTACTCAAGACCACATTTGGGTCGATTTTTCTATGCCGCAGGTTTATAACGAATTAGCGGTAGGTGATGCTGTCTCGATTCAAAAAATTAGTACAAAAGAGTCGTTTGATGCGAGAGTGATTGCGGTTGATCCACATTTGTCGGCAAGTACACGTAATTTAAAATATCGTGCTCAACTATCTAATGATTACGTTGCCTTGAAGCCAAATACACTTGTCGGTGTAACCGTTCCGGTAGCGCCAGAAAATGAGCTTGTGTCAATTCCTGATGTCGCAATAAAACGCGACCAGCTAGGTAACTTCGTGTTCTTGTTAACACCTGAAGAAGGCGGTGCGTATCGTGCTTCTTTACAAAAAATAACCGTCGAAGAGCGAGTTGGCGATCAGGTTTTAGTGAGTGATGGAATACAACCTGGTCAGTTAATTGCTGCAAAAGGTTCTTTCAAATTACGCCCTCAAATGAAGGTTATTGTGCAAAATGGTGATGGCATGCCTGCATCATCTGGCGGGGAATAA